In Streptomyces sp. NBC_00878, a single window of DNA contains:
- a CDS encoding NAD(P)/FAD-dependent oxidoreductase: MRTVTVVGASLSGLYAARELRAQGFDGRLVIVGDEPHRPYDRPPLSKDFLTGRAGEDQLALSDAEETTELDAEWLLGVRARGLDARGRTVLLDDGRTVSADGVVIATGASARRLPGCELAGVHTLRTLDDARALRAELTSGTRRVVVIGGGFIGAETASSCAGLGHEVTVVEAAPLPLVPQLGPEMAAVCAALHRRGGVGLVTGTGVAGLRGTVAVTGVELADGRLLPADLVIVGIGATPNTDWLAGSILALHDGVLCDDGCVTALPQVVAVGDVARVGGTRAEHWTSATEQPRVAVRNLLAGHTAEAVRPLPYFWSDQYGARIQFAGRRLDTDTVRIAEGGITDGTPDEGGFLARYERDGRTTAVLSVDRPRPFMRARRELGRGASVVEAAAS; encoded by the coding sequence ATGAGGACCGTGACTGTCGTCGGGGCCTCGCTCTCCGGGCTGTACGCGGCCCGGGAACTGCGTGCCCAGGGGTTCGACGGGCGGCTGGTGATCGTCGGGGACGAACCCCACCGCCCGTACGACCGCCCGCCGTTGTCCAAGGACTTCCTCACCGGCCGGGCCGGTGAGGACCAACTCGCACTCTCCGACGCCGAGGAGACCACCGAGCTCGACGCCGAGTGGCTGCTCGGCGTCCGTGCCCGCGGCCTGGACGCGCGCGGCCGGACCGTCCTCCTGGACGACGGCCGCACCGTATCCGCCGACGGCGTGGTCATCGCCACCGGAGCCTCGGCCCGCAGGCTCCCCGGCTGCGAACTCGCCGGAGTCCACACCCTGCGCACCCTCGACGACGCCCGCGCGCTGCGCGCCGAACTCACCTCGGGCACCCGCCGCGTCGTCGTCATCGGCGGCGGCTTCATCGGCGCCGAGACGGCGTCCTCATGCGCCGGACTCGGCCACGAGGTCACCGTCGTCGAAGCCGCGCCGCTGCCGCTGGTGCCCCAACTCGGCCCGGAGATGGCCGCGGTGTGCGCCGCGCTGCACCGGCGCGGCGGCGTCGGCCTCGTCACGGGCACCGGCGTCGCCGGGCTGCGCGGCACCGTCGCGGTGACCGGAGTGGAGCTCGCCGACGGCCGGCTGCTCCCCGCCGACCTCGTGATCGTGGGCATCGGCGCGACCCCCAACACCGACTGGCTGGCGGGCTCGATCCTCGCGCTGCACGACGGAGTGCTGTGCGACGACGGCTGCGTGACCGCTCTGCCCCAGGTGGTCGCGGTCGGCGACGTCGCCCGCGTCGGCGGAACCCGCGCCGAACACTGGACCAGCGCCACCGAGCAGCCCCGGGTCGCCGTGCGCAACCTCCTCGCGGGGCACACGGCGGAGGCCGTGCGCCCGCTGCCCTACTTCTGGTCCGACCAGTACGGAGCACGGATCCAGTTCGCCGGACGGCGGCTCGACACCGACACCGTCCGGATCGCGGAGGGCGGCATCACCGACGGCACGCCGGACGAGGGCGGCTTCCTCGCACGGTACGAGCGTGACGGCCGGACGACCGCGGTGCTCTCCGTCGACCGCCCACGCCCGTTCATGCGGGCGAGGCGCGAACTCGGGCGCGGGGCAAGCGTGGTGGAGGCGGCGGCCTCGTAG
- a CDS encoding nitrate- and nitrite sensing domain-containing protein gives MRFRGKSIRRKIVALLLVPLVSLAGIWGFATVLTGREVNQLFDTTFVVSEIGYPTEDVVSVLQDERRQTLVYLADPRASEALTDLRRTRAATDYIVAKIRRNAKDSDVRDEMGPDTTERLTAILDAFDGVGPLRQSVQDGTVTRSQALYHYNRLVDPCYTLLANLQVLDNVDVDKQGRAIVNMSRARELLAREDALLGSALVVGRVTREEAREVSDLVAQRTLMYEVGLPLLPTAERVRFESYWKNAATAPLRVAEQSVIASAPGEPRGVTAKSWDGVAGDVLDGLDKLNTQAGDRFQDRVRPVAIGVIVKAGIAGVLGLAALLVSLFMSVRIGRSLVRDLRRLRQEAHETAGVRLPSVMRRLSAGEQVDVETEVPRLEYEKNEIGEVSQALNILQRAAVEAAVKQSELRSGVSEVFVNLARRSQVLLHKQLTLLDTMERRTDDTDELADLFRLDHLTTRMRRHAEGLVILSGAAPSRQWRKPVQLMDVVRAAVAEVEDYERIEVRRLPRMAVTGSAVADVTHLVAELLENATVFSPPHTAVQVLGERVANGFTLEIHDRGLGMAAEALLDANLRLAETPEFELSDTDRLGLFVVSRLAQRQNVRVSLQPSPYGGTTAVVFVPDALLSDDVPDTNGMGFRLDRALPPKQDGVEDRTGPLSQVPVALPGLSASILDGPVELEAPVDLDALDDFPGALDDEDGERGGIFRPRRSIAGVPGDQQQVRDDARELSRADGDNASGVPAPLPQRRTPKLVSSHGRPVTQTKTRRDEATDRVDADGVTELPRAAQELSERSGVLEELPKRSRGVRRGPPSREAGDSRDARRGPDDDWPGRTDPADGAVERRQALGRGGERPGPTGPGEALTRGTGALEGRRDAQAAPALPQRASRRGAEAGATHPGTPTGGGGNRPAPEAGDGGTGSLPRRVRQASLAPQLKDGPKRLTERDAARGTDPAERDADQVRSRMASLQRGWQRGRDENAAGDEAQGGSAPGTTKGDGR, from the coding sequence ATGCGCTTTCGCGGGAAGTCCATCCGCCGGAAGATCGTGGCGCTGTTGCTCGTGCCGCTGGTTTCGCTGGCCGGTATCTGGGGCTTCGCCACGGTGCTCACGGGGCGTGAGGTCAACCAGCTGTTCGACACGACGTTCGTCGTGTCGGAGATCGGCTACCCGACCGAGGACGTGGTCAGCGTCCTGCAGGACGAGCGCCGCCAGACCCTCGTCTACCTCGCCGACCCCCGTGCCTCCGAGGCACTCACCGATCTGCGGCGTACCCGGGCCGCCACCGACTACATCGTGGCGAAGATCCGCAGGAACGCCAAGGACAGCGATGTACGGGACGAGATGGGCCCGGACACCACCGAACGGCTCACCGCGATCCTGGACGCCTTCGACGGCGTCGGTCCGCTGCGCCAGAGCGTCCAGGACGGCACCGTCACCCGCTCCCAGGCCCTCTACCACTACAACCGCCTGGTGGACCCCTGTTACACCCTCCTGGCCAATCTCCAGGTCCTCGACAACGTGGACGTGGACAAGCAGGGCCGTGCCATCGTCAACATGTCGCGGGCTCGTGAGCTGCTGGCCCGCGAGGACGCCCTCCTCGGCTCCGCCCTCGTCGTCGGCCGGGTGACCCGCGAGGAGGCCCGTGAAGTCTCCGACCTCGTCGCCCAGCGCACGCTCATGTACGAGGTCGGCCTGCCGCTGCTGCCCACCGCCGAGCGCGTGCGCTTCGAGAGCTACTGGAAGAACGCCGCCACCGCGCCGCTGCGCGTGGCCGAGCAGTCCGTCATCGCCTCCGCGCCCGGCGAGCCCCGCGGAGTCACCGCGAAGAGCTGGGACGGCGTCGCGGGCGACGTCCTCGACGGGCTCGACAAGCTCAACACCCAGGCGGGCGACCGCTTCCAGGACCGTGTGCGCCCCGTGGCGATCGGCGTCATCGTCAAGGCCGGCATCGCCGGCGTGCTGGGCCTGGCCGCGCTGCTGGTCTCGCTCTTCATGTCCGTACGCATCGGCCGCAGCCTCGTCCGCGACCTGCGCCGGCTCCGCCAGGAGGCCCACGAGACCGCCGGCGTACGGCTGCCCAGCGTGATGCGCCGACTCTCCGCGGGCGAACAGGTCGACGTGGAGACCGAGGTCCCGCGCCTGGAGTACGAGAAGAACGAGATCGGCGAGGTCAGCCAGGCCCTCAACATCCTTCAGCGGGCCGCCGTCGAGGCCGCCGTCAAACAGTCCGAGCTGCGCAGCGGCGTCTCCGAGGTCTTCGTGAACCTCGCCCGCCGCAGCCAGGTCCTGCTGCACAAGCAGCTCACCCTGCTCGACACCATGGAGCGCAGGACCGACGACACCGACGAACTCGCCGACCTGTTCCGCCTCGACCACCTGACGACCCGTATGCGCCGGCACGCCGAGGGTCTGGTGATCCTCTCCGGCGCCGCCCCGTCCCGGCAGTGGCGCAAACCGGTCCAGCTGATGGACGTCGTACGTGCCGCCGTCGCCGAGGTCGAGGACTACGAGCGCATCGAGGTGCGGCGGCTGCCGCGGATGGCCGTCACCGGGTCCGCGGTCGCCGACGTCACCCACCTCGTGGCCGAACTCCTGGAGAACGCCACGGTCTTCTCACCGCCGCACACGGCGGTCCAGGTACTCGGCGAGAGAGTCGCCAACGGCTTCACCCTGGAGATCCACGACCGCGGTCTCGGCATGGCCGCGGAGGCACTCCTCGACGCCAACCTGCGGCTCGCCGAGACACCCGAGTTCGAACTGTCGGACACCGACCGGCTCGGCCTCTTCGTGGTCAGCCGGCTCGCCCAGCGGCAGAACGTACGCGTCTCCCTGCAGCCGTCCCCGTACGGCGGAACCACCGCCGTGGTCTTCGTCCCGGACGCGCTCCTGTCGGACGACGTGCCCGACACCAACGGCATGGGTTTCCGGCTCGACCGGGCGCTCCCCCCGAAGCAGGACGGCGTCGAGGACCGTACGGGACCCCTGTCCCAGGTGCCGGTCGCGCTGCCCGGTCTGTCGGCCTCGATCCTGGACGGGCCCGTCGAACTGGAGGCGCCCGTCGATCTGGACGCCCTCGACGACTTCCCGGGCGCCCTGGACGACGAGGACGGCGAACGCGGCGGCATCTTCCGCCCGCGCCGCTCCATCGCCGGGGTGCCGGGGGACCAGCAGCAGGTACGCGACGACGCGCGCGAGCTGTCACGCGCCGACGGCGACAACGCGTCCGGCGTACCCGCTCCGCTCCCGCAGCGCCGGACCCCCAAGCTCGTCAGTTCCCACGGGCGCCCCGTGACCCAGACCAAGACGCGACGGGACGAGGCGACGGACCGCGTGGACGCCGACGGCGTGACGGAACTGCCCCGGGCGGCCCAGGAACTGTCCGAGCGGTCCGGCGTGCTGGAGGAGCTGCCGAAGCGTTCGAGGGGCGTCAGGCGAGGACCGCCGAGCCGCGAGGCCGGGGACTCCCGCGACGCCCGCCGAGGCCCCGACGACGACTGGCCCGGTCGCACCGACCCGGCGGACGGCGCTGTGGAGCGTCGACAAGCCCTCGGGCGGGGCGGTGAGCGTCCAGGTCCGACGGGCCCCGGTGAGGCGCTCACGCGCGGAACGGGGGCCCTGGAGGGCCGACGGGACGCCCAGGCCGCCCCGGCCCTTCCCCAGCGCGCGTCGCGTCGCGGCGCCGAAGCGGGCGCCACCCACCCCGGTACTCCGACCGGAGGCGGCGGCAACCGCCCCGCCCCGGAGGCCGGGGACGGCGGCACCGGCTCGCTGCCCCGCCGCGTACGGCAGGCCAGTCTTGCCCCTCAACTGAAGGACGGCCCCAAACGGCTCACCGAGCGCGACGCGGCCCGAGGGACGGACCCCGCAGAGCGCGACGCCGACCAAGTACGTAGCCGCATGGCTTCGCTCCAGCGTGGCTGGCAGCGAGGCCGTGACGAGAACGCCGCGGGCGACGAGGCCCAGGGCGGCTCAGCACCAGGAACGACAAAGGGGGACGGTCGATGA
- a CDS encoding roadblock/LC7 domain-containing protein, with protein MTAPKAAGDTTTTSSTGELNWLLDDLVARVASIRKALVLSGDGLPTGVSTDLTREDSEHLAAVASGFHSLAKGVGRHFEAGSVRQTVVELDEAFLFVTAAGDGSCLAVLSDADSDVGQVAYEMTLLVKRVGVHLAAVPRTELPSGG; from the coding sequence ATGACCGCACCGAAGGCCGCCGGCGACACCACGACCACCTCGTCGACGGGGGAACTCAACTGGCTCCTCGACGACCTGGTGGCGCGTGTCGCCAGCATCCGCAAAGCACTCGTGCTCTCCGGGGACGGCCTCCCCACGGGGGTCTCCACCGATCTGACGAGGGAGGACAGCGAGCATCTGGCTGCCGTCGCCTCCGGGTTCCACAGCCTCGCCAAGGGCGTCGGCCGTCACTTCGAGGCGGGCAGCGTCCGTCAGACGGTCGTCGAGCTGGACGAGGCCTTCCTGTTCGTCACGGCCGCCGGCGACGGCAGTTGCCTCGCGGTCCTCTCGGACGCCGACTCCGACGTCGGGCAGGTCGCGTACGAGATGACGCTGCTGGTGAAGAGGGTCGGCGTACATCTGGCCGCCGTTCCGCGCACCGAACTGCCTTCGGGCGGGTAG
- a CDS encoding DUF742 domain-containing protein: MSGDGQGMSHWFDDDAGPVVRPYAMTRGRTTSAAQHRLDLIAVVVTEQHADDPEADNTLSPEHVDIVGLCRGAPQSVAELAAELDLPIGVVRVLIGDLVDEELVHVTRPVPPAELPDESILRDVISGLRAL, translated from the coding sequence ATGAGCGGAGACGGTCAGGGGATGTCCCACTGGTTCGACGACGACGCCGGACCGGTGGTCCGTCCGTATGCCATGACACGAGGCCGCACCACCAGTGCGGCGCAGCACCGCCTCGACCTGATCGCGGTGGTCGTGACGGAGCAGCACGCCGACGACCCGGAGGCGGACAACACGCTGTCCCCGGAGCACGTGGACATCGTGGGACTCTGCCGTGGCGCCCCCCAGTCGGTCGCCGAACTCGCCGCCGAACTCGACCTGCCCATCGGGGTCGTACGCGTCCTCATCGGCGACCTCGTGGACGAGGAACTGGTCCATGTGACGCGTCCGGTACCGCCGGCCGAGCTGCCCGACGAAAGCATTCTCCGCGACGTGATCAGCGGCCTCCGGGCCTTGTGA
- a CDS encoding hydantoinase B/oxoprolinase family protein, with protein sequence MKGWQFWVDRGGTFTDVVAQRPDGRLLTRKLLSDNPSRYADAAVAGIRELLTEAGEALPGREPAPGSGREPQPETGQGSGSGHRNGLSVESVRMGTTVATNALLERKGERTLLVVTRGFRDALRIAYQNRPRIFAREIELSELLHERVIEVDERIAADGTVLRAPDLDALAGPLQEAYDAGIRAVAVVCMHSHLHPAHEQAVGELAARTGFPQISLSSEVSPLMKLVPRGDTAVVDAYLSPVLRRYVEQVADELRGVRLMFMQSNGGLAEAGQFRGKDAILSGPAGGIVGMARMSQLAGFDRVIGFDMGGTSTDVSHFAGEYERVFTTQIAGVRLRAPMLDIHTVAAGGGSVLHFDGSRYRVGPDSAGADPGPACYRGGGPLTVTDANVALGRIQPAHFPRVFGPDGDQSLDDALVRDRFAALADEIRERAGDDRTPEQVAEGYLQIAVANIANAVKRISVQKGHDVTRYALTTFGGAGGQHACMVADSLGIRTVLVPPMAGVLSALGIGLADTTAMREQSVEAPLEVSAMPGVLKTADDLEGAARAELLAEDVPEDRIRVTRRAQLRYDGTDTALTVELSEPDTMTRIFEDRHRATYSFTLDRPVVVEALSVEATGLTEPPDLSVLVTPHSAPGAPETVRLHTGGTWRDVPLHRREELPPGDTVTGPAIITEASSTTVVDDGWQAAMTDDGHLVMERVAVTESSDLGTEVDPVLLEVFNNLFMAIAEQMGARLESTAQSVNIKERLDFSCALFDPDGNLVANAPHIPVHLGSMGTSVKEVIRRRGDSMRPGDTYAVNDPYHGGTHLPDVTVITPVFDTERDDAEDGPTQDDVPQDDATEVRAPQDGESGGGRILFYVASRGHHAEIGGIAPGSMPADSRTIEEEGILFDNWLLVEGGRFRETETRRLLTEAPYPSRNPKTNLADLRAQIAANQKGVDEVARMIEHFGLDVVQAYMKHVQDNAEEAVRRVIDALEDGEFAYETDSGAVIRVHVSVDREKRSAKVDFTGTSPQLATNFNAPFAVVNAAVLYVFRTLVADDIPLNDGCLRPLDIVVPPGSMLAPRPPAAVVAGNVETSQAITGALYGALRVQAEGSGTMNNVTFGNERYQYYETVASGSGAGDGFPGAPVVQTHMTNSRLTDPEVLEWRLPVRLDEFAVRRGSGGAGRWRGGDGAVRRIRFQEPMTVSTLSQHRRVPPYGMAGGEPGTLGANRVERADGTVTELGGSDAVDVGPGDVLVIETPGGGGYGPPPSGTTQASPTSEASSTTHASATTDTSSTSEVRDTTEAGEENDDLRAH encoded by the coding sequence GTGAAGGGCTGGCAGTTCTGGGTCGACCGCGGCGGTACTTTCACCGATGTCGTCGCCCAGCGCCCCGACGGCCGTCTCCTCACCCGCAAGCTCCTCTCGGACAACCCGTCCCGGTACGCCGACGCCGCCGTCGCGGGCATCCGGGAACTCCTCACCGAAGCCGGTGAGGCCCTACCGGGACGAGAGCCCGCTCCGGGATCGGGCCGGGAACCCCAGCCGGAAACCGGGCAAGGATCCGGATCCGGTCACCGGAACGGCCTATCGGTGGAATCCGTTCGCATGGGCACCACCGTCGCCACCAACGCCCTCCTGGAACGCAAGGGCGAACGCACCCTCCTAGTCGTCACCCGTGGCTTCCGCGACGCGCTGCGCATCGCCTACCAGAACCGCCCGCGGATCTTCGCCCGCGAGATCGAACTCTCCGAACTGCTCCACGAGCGCGTCATCGAGGTCGACGAACGCATCGCCGCCGACGGCACCGTCCTGCGCGCCCCCGACCTGGACGCCCTCGCCGGGCCCCTCCAGGAGGCGTACGACGCGGGGATCCGAGCCGTCGCCGTCGTCTGCATGCACAGCCACCTCCACCCCGCCCACGAACAGGCCGTCGGCGAGCTGGCAGCCCGCACCGGCTTCCCGCAGATCTCGCTATCCAGCGAGGTCAGCCCCCTGATGAAACTCGTCCCGCGCGGTGACACGGCCGTCGTCGACGCCTATCTGTCGCCCGTCCTGCGCCGCTACGTCGAGCAGGTCGCCGACGAACTCCGCGGCGTGCGGCTGATGTTCATGCAGTCCAACGGTGGCCTCGCCGAAGCCGGACAGTTCCGCGGCAAGGACGCCATCCTGTCCGGGCCGGCCGGCGGCATCGTCGGCATGGCGCGGATGTCCCAGCTCGCCGGCTTCGACCGCGTCATCGGCTTCGACATGGGCGGTACGTCCACGGACGTCTCGCACTTCGCGGGCGAGTACGAACGTGTCTTCACCACCCAGATCGCCGGAGTCCGGCTGCGCGCGCCCATGCTGGACATCCACACCGTCGCGGCGGGCGGCGGATCCGTCCTCCACTTCGACGGCTCCCGCTATCGCGTGGGCCCGGACTCGGCGGGCGCGGACCCCGGCCCCGCCTGCTATCGCGGCGGCGGCCCGCTCACCGTCACCGACGCCAATGTGGCCCTGGGCCGGATCCAACCCGCCCATTTTCCCAGGGTGTTCGGCCCCGACGGCGACCAGTCGCTCGACGACGCCCTCGTCCGGGACCGCTTCGCCGCCCTCGCCGACGAGATCCGTGAGCGGGCCGGCGACGACCGCACGCCCGAGCAGGTCGCCGAGGGCTATCTGCAGATCGCCGTGGCCAACATCGCCAACGCCGTGAAGCGCATCTCGGTCCAGAAGGGTCACGACGTGACCCGCTACGCGCTGACCACCTTCGGCGGCGCGGGCGGGCAGCACGCGTGCATGGTCGCCGACTCGCTGGGCATCCGCACGGTTCTCGTGCCGCCCATGGCCGGGGTGCTCTCCGCACTCGGCATCGGGCTCGCCGACACCACGGCCATGCGCGAACAGTCCGTCGAGGCACCCCTGGAAGTCTCGGCGATGCCCGGAGTCCTCAAGACCGCCGACGACCTGGAGGGCGCCGCCCGCGCCGAACTCCTCGCCGAGGACGTCCCCGAGGACCGCATCCGGGTCACCCGCCGGGCCCAGCTGCGCTATGACGGCACGGACACGGCACTCACCGTCGAGCTGTCCGAGCCCGACACCATGACCCGTATCTTCGAAGACCGCCATCGCGCCACCTACTCCTTCACCCTCGACCGTCCGGTCGTCGTCGAAGCCCTCTCCGTGGAAGCCACCGGTCTCACCGAACCCCCCGATCTCTCCGTCCTCGTCACCCCGCACTCCGCGCCCGGCGCCCCGGAAACGGTCCGCCTCCACACCGGCGGCACCTGGCGCGACGTACCCCTGCACCGCCGCGAGGAACTGCCCCCCGGCGACACCGTCACCGGCCCCGCGATCATCACCGAAGCCAGCTCGACGACCGTCGTCGACGACGGCTGGCAGGCGGCCATGACCGACGACGGGCATCTGGTCATGGAACGCGTGGCGGTCACGGAGAGTTCCGATCTCGGCACGGAAGTCGACCCGGTCCTCCTTGAGGTCTTCAACAACCTCTTCATGGCCATCGCCGAACAGATGGGCGCCCGGCTGGAGTCCACCGCCCAGTCCGTCAACATCAAGGAGCGCCTGGACTTCTCCTGCGCACTCTTCGACCCCGACGGCAACCTGGTCGCCAACGCCCCTCATATCCCAGTGCACTTGGGCTCGATGGGCACCAGCGTCAAGGAGGTCATCCGCCGCCGCGGCGACAGCATGCGCCCCGGGGACACGTACGCGGTCAACGACCCGTACCACGGCGGCACCCACCTCCCCGACGTCACCGTGATCACCCCGGTCTTCGACACGGAGCGTGACGATGCCGAGGACGGCCCGACGCAGGACGACGTGCCGCAGGACGACGCGACGGAGGTTCGCGCGCCGCAGGACGGCGAGAGCGGCGGCGGGCGCATCCTCTTCTACGTCGCCTCGCGCGGCCACCACGCGGAGATCGGCGGCATCGCGCCGGGGTCCATGCCCGCGGACAGCCGCACCATCGAGGAAGAGGGCATCCTCTTCGACAACTGGCTGCTCGTGGAAGGCGGCCGCTTCCGGGAGACGGAAACCCGCCGTCTCCTCACCGAGGCCCCCTACCCTTCGCGCAACCCGAAGACCAACCTCGCCGACCTGCGCGCCCAGATCGCCGCCAACCAGAAGGGCGTCGACGAAGTCGCCCGTATGATCGAGCACTTCGGGCTCGACGTCGTCCAGGCGTACATGAAACACGTCCAGGACAACGCCGAAGAGGCCGTCCGCCGCGTTATCGACGCCCTTGAAGACGGTGAGTTCGCCTACGAGACCGACTCCGGCGCCGTCATCCGCGTGCACGTCTCCGTAGACCGCGAAAAACGCTCCGCGAAAGTCGACTTCACGGGCACGTCCCCGCAGCTCGCCACCAACTTCAACGCTCCGTTCGCGGTGGTCAACGCGGCTGTCCTGTACGTCTTCCGCACCCTGGTCGCCGACGACATCCCGCTCAACGACGGCTGCCTGCGTCCCCTCGACATCGTGGTACCGCCCGGTTCGATGCTCGCCCCGCGGCCGCCGGCCGCCGTTGTGGCGGGAAATGTGGAGACGTCACAGGCGATCACCGGCGCCCTGTACGGTGCTCTCCGGGTGCAGGCCGAGGGCTCCGGCACCATGAACAACGTCACCTTCGGCAACGAGCGGTACCAGTACTACGAGACCGTGGCCTCCGGGTCCGGTGCGGGCGACGGCTTTCCCGGCGCGCCCGTCGTACAGACCCATATGACCAACTCGCGACTCACGGACCCCGAGGTCCTGGAGTGGCGACTGCCGGTCCGGCTCGACGAGTTCGCCGTACGACGCGGCAGCGGCGGGGCCGGACGGTGGCGGGGCGGCGACGGTGCCGTACGCCGCATCCGGTTCCAGGAGCCGATGACCGTCTCCACGCTCTCCCAGCACCGCAGGGTCCCGCCCTACGGTATGGCGGGCGGCGAGCCCGGAACGCTGGGCGCCAACCGCGTGGAGCGCGCGGACGGCACGGTCACCGAACTCGGCGGAAGCGATGCGGTCGATGTCGGCCCCGGCGACGTGCTGGTCATCGAAACACCCGGCGGCGGCGGATACGGTCCGCCACCGAGCGGCACCACCCAAGCAAGTCCCACCAGCGAGGCAAGCTCCACCACTCATGCAAGCGCCACCACCGACACAAGCTCCACCAGCGAAGTACGCGACACCACTGAAGCAGGAGAAGAGAACGATGATCTTCGGGCGCACTGA
- a CDS encoding ATP/GTP-binding protein yields the protein MIFGRTERGKAPVEPVTLKILVAGGFGVGKTTMVGAVSEIKPLRTEELLTEAGRPIDDTSGVEAKHTTTVAMDFGRITLREDLVLYLFGTPGQNRFWFLWDELATGALGAVVLADTRRLEDCFAAVDYFERRSIPFVVGVNCFEGAARYPTDTVRQALDLDSGVPVVLCDARGRESVKEVLIEVVQHAMAYATERRQTVTT from the coding sequence ATGATCTTCGGGCGCACTGAGCGCGGCAAGGCCCCAGTCGAGCCCGTCACGCTCAAGATCCTCGTGGCGGGCGGCTTCGGCGTGGGCAAGACCACCATGGTCGGCGCCGTCAGCGAGATCAAGCCGCTGCGCACCGAGGAACTGCTGACCGAGGCGGGCCGTCCCATCGACGACACCAGCGGTGTGGAGGCCAAGCACACCACCACGGTCGCCATGGACTTCGGTCGCATCACGCTCCGCGAGGACCTCGTCCTGTACCTCTTCGGGACGCCCGGTCAGAACCGCTTCTGGTTCCTGTGGGACGAGCTCGCCACCGGCGCCCTGGGTGCCGTCGTCCTCGCCGACACCCGCCGCCTGGAGGACTGCTTCGCCGCCGTCGACTACTTCGAACGGCGCTCCATACCCTTCGTAGTGGGCGTCAACTGCTTCGAGGGCGCGGCGCGTTACCCCACCGACACCGTCCGCCAGGCCCTCGACCTCGACTCCGGAGTCCCCGTCGTCCTGTGCGACGCGCGCGGCCGGGAGTCGGTCAAGGAGGTCCTCATCGAGGTCGTCCAGCACGCGATGGCGTACGCCACTGAGCGCCGCCAGACCGTCACTACCTGA